TTTCTGGGCTTCTATGACTTCCTTTGTGTAATCTATTGTGCCCAAGAGTGGTATATTTTCATTTTTCAGATATGTCATTATTGATTTTTCATTTTCACTATTTAGGCCATATTTGTTGATTATTGCAAAGCTTTTTATGTTAAAGTATTTAGCAAGTTCAATCAATCTTTTTGCATCATGAATACCTGATAGTGTTGGTTCAATAACTGTTATAACAATATCTACACCTGTCATTGCTGATATCACAGGACACCCTATTCCAGGAGGTCCATCAATGATTATATAATTTCCCTTTTGTTTCTTTAGAACAATTCTACCATCTTGCTTAACAGCAGCTACTAATTTTCCTGAATTTTCACCTCCAACATTCAATATTCCATGACACATTGTGGTGTTAAGTTTTGTTATAGAAATAAGTTTTCTGCCAGTTTCTCTTTTTTTCAAAGATATTGCATTTTCAGGGCATATAAAACTGCATAGGCCACAACCTTCACAGTTCAAATCATTTATGAAGAGAGTGTTATTTTTTTTGTCGATTTCTATAGCATTGTATTTACAGTGATCTTTACAAATTTTGCAATTTGTACAAGTAGTTAAGTCAATTTCAGGTATAACGCCTGAATAAAAGGTTGATTCTTCTATTATTTTAGGTTCAAATAGTATAGGTAGATCTGAGGCATCCACATCTGCATCTACTAAAACATCGATTTCATTTAAAAATAAGGCTAGACTTGATGCCACAGTAGTTTTTCCTGCTCCACCTTTGCCGCTAACAATTAATATTTCTTTCATTTGAATTACTCACTGTGTTTAATATAATGTTGTTAATGTTATTTAATTCTTTTGCTACTTCCTTGGATTCACATATAAATAAACCTTTGGCGTATGCTTTTGAAATAGTCTCACTATATTTTATTCTGCCAACTATTTTTAAGTTATTATTAATACAATAATTTTCTAAATCAGAAAAACCGCTATCATCTTTATTTATAAAGATATAAAAAGGTTTGCCTATGATTTTTAATGTTTCAACTATGATCTTAAAATCATGTAATCCAAAAGGGGTTGGCTCTGCAACAACTATAACAGTATCAGCATCTTTAACTGCTTCAATAGCAGGACAACTATTCCCTGGTGGGCAATCATATACAATAAGGTCAAAGTTCTCTTTATTATTGTTGACAAATCTTTTTACCTGTCTAATTAACTCGGTTGTCATTGTTGAACTGTTTTTTAGGTATCCATAAACAATGGAAGGTGTTGAATCAAGGTTGTAATATATTGTTCCGATTTCTCTTTGACTATCTTTTATTGCATTATATTTACATATATATTTACAGGCAGTACAACCGTGGCATAACTCTTCAAAAAACTTTAGAAACTTTGGAGCTACTGCAATTGCACCGTATTGACATTTTTTAGAGCATTCCATGCAGTAGGTGCACTTATTTAAATCGAATTCAGGTTTAAAATCATAAGCTTTAGAATCAAGGACTTTATATTTAAAAAATAGATTATCGTTAGGTTCTTCAACGTCTAGATCAACTAGTAGGGTTTTTACGTTATAACTTAGAAGCTTTGCAAAATTGATAGCTACAGTTGTTTTACCTGTCCCGCCTTTGCCGCTAATAAATGCAATTTTATACATTGTATTTGTTATATATATTGGATTTTATCATATTTATTGTTTTCTTCGTGTAGATATACCAAAAGGTACATAGAGGGGGCACCATCCTATTACAGCAACGATTATAGGTATAAAGCCAATAAGCCCCCACCAGCTTTTAAAATATACACCAGCTATAATTATTAATAACCCAATAACAATCCTAATAAGTCTATCTATATTTCCAATATTCCTTTTCATATTGATTCTCCTTTTAATTATCTTTTATCTTTTTCATTAGAATCAATTATGTTTCTTGATTTTTTACTAATATCACCCATCTTATTTTTTCTAAGATTTCTACCACTCTTACACTTACCTCTTCCTTTACCTGTGCCAGGACCTTTTCCAAGTGGTCCAGTTCCATCAAAGTTTGGCATAATAGCACCTCCTTAGCTTTTATGATAAAATAATGAACATATGTTTATTTGTCAATAGGAATAGTAGAAATTAAAAATTATTGACATTATGAACATAAGTTTATAATATAAATATTAGAAACTAGTTTAAGGAGGTGAAAAATGTTTGGACGTGGATTTGCATTTAGAGGTAGTTCTCCTGGTTGGCCCTATGTAGGAATAGGTAGAGGGGGGCTCCCAAGGTGTGCAGCATATTTCAGGGGTTATGAGCCAATAGGTTTTAGAGATTATAATATAGAAAACACTAAAGAACAAGAATTAGAATATTTAAAAAGATATGCAGAAGATCTCCAAAGAGAGTTAAAAAGGATTAATGAAAGAATAGCAGAATTAAAAAAAACAACCTAAGCTAGCTACTAAATATTTAAGGTGGCTAGTTGACTTATTGTAGACATATGGTTATTATATTTCTATGGCTAGACCTTTTAAAACTAAAATTATTGGTGAAAAACCAAAAGTTGATGAGTTTAAACCAAGGGGCATACCATCTAAGTTAATAGATAAAATATATATTACACTTGATGAATATGAAGCTATTAGATTAGCTGATTATTTGGGTATGGAGCATGTTGATGCAGCTGAGTTAATGGGTATTTCAAGGCCTACCTTTACAAGACTTGTTGAAAGGGCAAGGCATAAAGTTTCAAAGGCATTAGTTGAGGCAAAATCAATGGTTCTTGAAGGTGGGGATGTTATAATTAGAAAAAGATCAAGATGTAGTAGTTGTGGGATAGAATATTTAGATAGGCCTGGTTACAGACATAGATGTGGAAAATATATGAAAATTAAAGGAGATTTATAATGGTAATGAAAGATTGTTTTGAGTTTTATAATAATTTAATTAACACATTTAAAGAATATATAGATGGTAAAATACCTTTGGACAGTGAGATTAAGATAAGTTGTAGGGTATTAGACCCAAATGAGGCAATAGGCAATCCGAAAAGAAAAGATTTTCCTCTTCTTAATGGTAAAGAAGTGCTAATAGAGGCAGACTTTAACGGTTTTAAAGGTCAAGCTTATACAGATAGTCCGGCTATTTTCAATGGAACTATTTCAGAGGTATTGAATTTAGATTTGGAGAAGAACTCATCAAAAGCAATTTTGGTTGCTACTATAAATGCTGTAGTAAGATTTTTGGAGCAGAGTATAAAAACTGTTCACTGTAAAGATGAAGAGCCTACAGAGTGCGCTAAAAAAATCTCAGAATTTTTAAGGGGTAAAGATTATAAGAAAATATTGCTTATTGGCTACCAACCAGCAATTGCTGATGCATTAAATGAGGATTTTGAGTTAATAGTATTAGATAGAAATAAAGATAACGTAGGCAAGAATATAAATAATTTAGTAATCTATGATGGTTATAAAGATAGTGGTCACTTATTTGGTAAAGTAGATATTATATTATCAACGGGTTCAACAATTGCCAATGGCAGTATAGCAGATATATTGCAAAACGCAAAAGCCTATAAAAAAGATATATATTTTTACGGAACAACTATTGCAGGAGCTGCCCATTTACTAAAATTAAATAGGCTATGTTTTGAGGCGCATTAATTATTTTATAAGTTTTGGTATTTTATCAAACCATGGTCTTTCTTTTTCTAATTGGGCTGCTAGTCTAAATAGTATATTTTCACTTCCATTTTTGGTCATAAAATGAACACCTATAGGTAGACCATTTTTATCTAGGAAGAGGGGAACGTTCATAGCAGGTTGCCCTGTGAGGTTTGCCAATTGTGTAAAGGGTGTTCTTTCTAAACTCTCTTTTGCAATTGTATCAATAATCTTTGTGCTTTTTATAAGTTTTCCTAATCTACATCTATGAACAAGAGCAAATAGTAATTTTTCGATTTTATTTGGTAGTAATTCACCAATTAATGGAGGTGGAAATGCAACTGTTGGTGTTAGATATATATCATATTTTTCATGGAATTTACCCATAATACGTGCCGCGCAATTCCAATATTTTTTTGATATAACAAATTCACCAGCAGTTAAAGCACGCCCCATTTCATAGAGAACTCTAGTTAAGGATTCTATTTCTGAAGATTTTACTTTTCTTTCTCTAATTAATGATATTTCTTTAATGGATGCATTAACCTCACCAAAATATAGGCATAAATAGCTTTTAGCTAATTTCCAACCATCTATTTCTGGTTTATCTTCTTCAACATAGTGCCCCAACTTTTCAAGAATTTTGGCAGTCTTAAATATTGCATTTTTATGCTCCTCATTTACATTTGTGCCAATGGGTGATTCTGTATTGAATGCTATTCTTAGTCTTCCAGGATCGATTTTAATTTCCTCTATGTAGGGTTTTTCAGGTTTTTCAATAATATAAGGAGCTCCAGGATCTTCACCTAATGTGGAA
This is a stretch of genomic DNA from Deferribacterota bacterium. It encodes these proteins:
- a CDS encoding ATP-binding protein gives rise to the protein MKEILIVSGKGGAGKTTVASSLALFLNEIDVLVDADVDASDLPILFEPKIIEESTFYSGVIPEIDLTTCTNCKICKDHCKYNAIEIDKKNNTLFINDLNCEGCGLCSFICPENAISLKKRETGRKLISITKLNTTMCHGILNVGGENSGKLVAAVKQDGRIVLKKQKGNYIIIDGPPGIGCPVISAMTGVDIVITVIEPTLSGIHDAKRLIELAKYFNIKSFAIINKYGLNSENEKSIMTYLKNENIPLLGTIDYTKEVIEAQKKKVLLSEYNDYFNELFKNIWSNILKNISKGGSYEISYNIGR
- a CDS encoding DUF134 domain-containing protein, with amino-acid sequence MARPFKTKIIGEKPKVDEFKPRGIPSKLIDKIYITLDEYEAIRLADYLGMEHVDAAELMGISRPTFTRLVERARHKVSKALVEAKSMVLEGGDVIIRKRSRCSSCGIEYLDRPGYRHRCGKYMKIKGDL
- a CDS encoding DUF364 domain-containing protein, coding for MVMKDCFEFYNNLINTFKEYIDGKIPLDSEIKISCRVLDPNEAIGNPKRKDFPLLNGKEVLIEADFNGFKGQAYTDSPAIFNGTISEVLNLDLEKNSSKAILVATINAVVRFLEQSIKTVHCKDEEPTECAKKISEFLRGKDYKKILLIGYQPAIADALNEDFELIVLDRNKDNVGKNINNLVIYDGYKDSGHLFGKVDIILSTGSTIANGSIADILQNAKAYKKDIYFYGTTIAGAAHLLKLNRLCFEAH
- a CDS encoding DUF5320 family protein; protein product: MFGRGFAFRGSSPGWPYVGIGRGGLPRCAAYFRGYEPIGFRDYNIENTKEQELEYLKRYAEDLQRELKRINERIAELKKTT
- a CDS encoding DUF5320 domain-containing protein, with the translated sequence MPNFDGTGPLGKGPGTGKGRGKCKSGRNLRKNKMGDISKKSRNIIDSNEKDKR
- a CDS encoding ATP-binding protein; amino-acid sequence: MYKIAFISGKGGTGKTTVAINFAKLLSYNVKTLLVDLDVEEPNDNLFFKYKVLDSKAYDFKPEFDLNKCTYCMECSKKCQYGAIAVAPKFLKFFEELCHGCTACKYICKYNAIKDSQREIGTIYYNLDSTPSIVYGYLKNSSTMTTELIRQVKRFVNNNKENFDLIVYDCPPGNSCPAIEAVKDADTVIVVAEPTPFGLHDFKIIVETLKIIGKPFYIFINKDDSGFSDLENYCINNNLKIVGRIKYSETISKAYAKGLFICESKEVAKELNNINNIILNTVSNSNERNINC
- a CDS encoding amidase family protein: MLSFEEYISLDATALADLVKKKEVSPTELVEISIKRLEEINPTINAVISKTYEYARERAKKLTSQNLSNKAFPGVPFLIKDILHPLAGVPLTMGSKSLKDYIPEKDSELIKRYKNTGLIIIGKTNVPEFGLLAITEPELFGPTKNPWNTKHSPGGSSGGSAAAIAGGVTPIAHGNDGGGSIRIPSSYCGLFGLKPSRGRLPTGPDNGEIWQGAVNDHILARSVRDSALMLDSTLGEDPGAPYIIEKPEKPYIEEIKIDPGRLRIAFNTESPIGTNVNEEHKNAIFKTAKILEKLGHYVEEDKPEIDGWKLAKSYLCLYFGEVNASIKEISLIRERKVKSSEIESLTRVLYEMGRALTAGEFVISKKYWNCAARIMGKFHEKYDIYLTPTVAFPPPLIGELLPNKIEKLLFALVHRCRLGKLIKSTKIIDTIAKESLERTPFTQLANLTGQPAMNVPLFLDKNGLPIGVHFMTKNGSENILFRLAAQLEKERPWFDKIPKLIK
- a CDS encoding DUF2892 domain-containing protein, which encodes MKRNIGNIDRLIRIVIGLLIIIAGVYFKSWWGLIGFIPIIVAVIGWCPLYVPFGISTRRKQ